The following are encoded in a window of Candidatus Methylomirabilota bacterium genomic DNA:
- a CDS encoding FAD-linked oxidase C-terminal domain-containing protein, protein MNDLEHELRRRVEGDVRFDRYSRLLYSTDASMYQMEPIGIVIPRHADDVQAVIEVANQQSVPVLPRGGGTSLTGQTVNRAVVLDFSRHMAGVLEVNCEELWARVQPGLVQDELNHHVRPLGLLFGPDTSTSNRATIGGMLGNNSGGSHSIAYGLTVEHVVELQTILADGSRATFGEVTPAEFEARARRPGLEGQIYREVARIRTQYEADIRSGYPRHWRRVCGYNLDELVKNRPLNMARLIVGSEGTFLNVVEAKMRLVRKPKATALDVIHYHDMQEALESSQTILETGPYAVELTDRMILDLARNNIEQSKRMGFVQGDPAAILIVEYAGDTEQEVKAKVADLEARRARGAFGYASHIATDGAEQQSIWKLRKAGLGLLLGTRGESKPIAFIEDTAVDPKHLPEFVPRFTEIMDRHGADAAYYGHCSVGCLHIRPLINLKTERGLEQVRVMAEEIFDLVLSFGGAISSEHGDGRARSPFLERVFGKTLFQAFRETKAAFDPRGLMNPGNIVGSPGVTEHLRYGAAYRTWEPKTLLDFSAQGGFAAAVEMCNGVGVCRKKLEGTMCPSYMATRDEEHSTRGRANALRAVLSGKVPAADFAGQRLHEVMDLCLECKGCKAECPSNVDMAKMKYEFLHHYHQVNGLPLRNRLFGHIARLSLIGSRLAPVSNWIARAWPNRWLMERMAGIDRRRPLPRFARETFTDWFDRRRAPLEAPRGDVVLFHDTFITFNAPEIGRAAVELLEAGGYRVQLVDKKCCGRPLISKGMLDEAKAYAEWNVARLHPWVARGVAIVGLEPSCLLTLRDETVELVRTEEARQVAASAFLLEEFLLREKARGLTLPFRDGGRRKALLHGHCHQKAMVGTAPTVAVLRWAGFEVAEVDSGCCGMAGSFGFETEHYDISVSLGNRRLAPAVQAAEAETEIVAPGVSCRQQIEHLAGRLARHPAQILRDALRS, encoded by the coding sequence ATGAACGACCTCGAGCACGAATTGCGTCGCCGCGTCGAGGGTGACGTTCGGTTCGATCGCTATTCCCGCCTGCTCTACTCCACCGACGCCTCGATGTACCAGATGGAGCCGATCGGCATCGTGATCCCTCGGCACGCCGACGACGTGCAGGCGGTGATCGAGGTGGCCAACCAGCAGAGCGTGCCGGTCCTGCCGCGCGGCGGCGGCACCTCGCTGACCGGCCAGACCGTGAACCGGGCGGTCGTGCTCGACTTCTCGCGGCACATGGCGGGCGTGCTCGAGGTCAACTGCGAGGAGCTGTGGGCGCGGGTGCAGCCGGGGCTGGTGCAGGACGAGCTGAACCATCACGTGCGGCCGCTCGGCCTGCTCTTCGGGCCCGACACCTCGACGTCGAACCGCGCCACCATCGGCGGCATGCTCGGCAACAACTCGGGAGGCTCGCACTCGATCGCCTACGGGCTGACGGTGGAGCACGTGGTCGAGCTGCAGACCATTCTCGCCGACGGCAGCCGCGCCACCTTCGGCGAGGTCACGCCCGCCGAGTTCGAGGCCAGGGCGCGGCGGCCCGGGCTCGAGGGGCAGATCTACCGCGAGGTGGCCCGCATCCGGACGCAGTACGAGGCCGACATCCGCTCGGGGTATCCCCGGCACTGGCGACGCGTCTGCGGCTACAACCTGGACGAGCTGGTCAAGAACCGGCCGCTGAACATGGCGCGCCTCATCGTGGGCTCGGAGGGCACCTTCCTCAACGTGGTCGAGGCCAAGATGCGCCTGGTGCGGAAGCCGAAGGCGACCGCGCTCGACGTGATCCACTACCACGACATGCAGGAGGCGCTGGAGTCTTCGCAGACGATCCTCGAGACGGGCCCGTACGCGGTCGAGCTGACCGACCGGATGATCCTCGACCTCGCCCGCAACAACATCGAGCAGTCCAAGCGCATGGGCTTCGTGCAGGGCGATCCCGCCGCGATCCTCATCGTGGAGTACGCGGGGGACACCGAGCAGGAGGTCAAGGCCAAGGTCGCCGACCTCGAGGCGCGGCGCGCCCGCGGGGCGTTCGGCTACGCCTCGCACATCGCCACCGATGGGGCGGAGCAGCAGTCCATCTGGAAGCTGCGCAAGGCGGGGCTGGGCCTCCTGCTGGGCACGCGCGGCGAGTCCAAGCCCATCGCGTTCATCGAGGACACCGCGGTGGATCCCAAGCACCTGCCCGAGTTCGTGCCGCGGTTCACCGAGATCATGGACCGGCACGGCGCCGATGCGGCGTACTACGGCCACTGCTCGGTGGGGTGTCTGCACATCCGCCCGCTCATCAACCTCAAGACCGAGCGCGGGCTCGAGCAGGTGCGGGTGATGGCCGAGGAGATCTTCGACCTCGTGCTGTCGTTCGGGGGCGCGATCTCGAGCGAGCACGGCGACGGGCGGGCGCGCAGCCCGTTCCTGGAGCGCGTGTTCGGCAAGACCCTGTTCCAGGCCTTCCGGGAGACCAAGGCCGCGTTCGATCCCCGCGGACTCATGAACCCCGGCAACATCGTGGGCAGCCCCGGGGTGACCGAGCACCTGCGCTACGGCGCGGCCTACCGGACGTGGGAGCCGAAGACCCTGCTCGACTTCTCGGCTCAAGGCGGCTTCGCGGCCGCGGTGGAGATGTGCAACGGGGTCGGGGTGTGCCGCAAGAAGCTCGAGGGCACGATGTGCCCCTCGTACATGGCCACGCGCGACGAGGAGCACTCCACCCGCGGGCGGGCCAACGCCCTGCGCGCGGTCCTGTCCGGCAAGGTGCCGGCGGCCGACTTCGCGGGGCAGCGTCTCCACGAGGTGATGGACCTCTGCCTCGAGTGCAAGGGCTGCAAGGCGGAGTGCCCGTCGAACGTGGACATGGCCAAGATGAAGTACGAGTTCCTGCACCACTACCACCAGGTCAACGGGCTGCCGCTGCGCAACCGGCTCTTCGGCCACATCGCGCGCCTGTCCCTGATCGGCTCGCGGCTGGCCCCCGTCTCCAACTGGATCGCCCGCGCGTGGCCGAACCGCTGGCTCATGGAGCGCATGGCCGGCATCGACCGGCGGCGGCCCCTGCCGCGCTTCGCCCGCGAGACCTTCACCGACTGGTTCGACCGCCGGCGCGCTCCGCTCGAGGCCCCGCGCGGCGACGTGGTGCTCTTCCACGACACCTTCATCACCTTCAACGCGCCCGAGATCGGCCGGGCCGCGGTGGAGCTGCTGGAGGCCGGCGGCTACCGCGTGCAGCTCGTGGACAAGAAGTGCTGCGGCCGCCCGCTCATCTCCAAGGGCATGCTCGACGAGGCCAAGGCCTACGCGGAGTGGAACGTGGCGCGCCTGCATCCCTGGGTGGCCCGGGGCGTCGCCATCGTCGGGCTCGAGCCGTCGTGCCTGCTGACCCTGCGCGACGAGACGGTGGAGCTGGTGCGGACCGAGGAGGCGCGGCAGGTCGCGGCCTCCGCGTTCCTGCTGGAGGAGTTCCTGCTGCGCGAGAAGGCGCGGGGGCTCACGCTGCCCTTCCGCGACGGCGGCCGGCGCAAGGCGCTGCTCCACGGCCACTGTCATCAGAAGGCCATGGTCGGCACCGCGCCCACGGTGGCGGTGCTGCGCTGGGCCGGCTTCGAGGTGGCCGAGGTGGACTCGGGCTGCTGCGGCATGGCCGGCTCGTTCGGCTTCGAGACGGAGCACTACGACATCTCGGTGAGCCTCGGCAACCGGCGGCTCGCCCCGGCGGTGCAGGCGGCGGAGGCCGAGACCGAGATCGTCGCGCCCGGCGTCTCGTGCCGTCAGCAGATCGAGCACCTGGCCGGCCGGCTCGCCCGGCATCCCGCTCAGATCCTGCGCGACGCCCTTCGCTCCTGA
- a CDS encoding response regulator: MTDAETPRGQTILVVDDEIDVRALVRDVLSRDGYHVIETGDPFEARRIAETQPVHLLLTDVVMPIMSGIDLAKRIESVSPTTKVLLMSGFSTAAAKGSGRPLISKPFRASDLVNAVRQILDSRSAFRRPGSPSPPPPA, from the coding sequence GTGACCGACGCCGAGACGCCGCGAGGACAGACCATCCTGGTGGTCGACGACGAGATCGACGTGCGCGCGCTCGTGCGCGATGTGTTGAGCCGCGACGGCTACCACGTGATCGAGACCGGAGATCCGTTCGAGGCGCGCCGGATCGCGGAGACGCAGCCGGTGCACCTCCTGCTGACCGACGTCGTCATGCCGATCATGAGCGGCATCGACCTGGCCAAGCGGATCGAATCGGTCAGCCCGACGACCAAGGTGCTCCTGATGTCCGGCTTCAGCACCGCGGCCGCGAAGGGCTCCGGGCGCCCGCTCATCTCGAAGCCGTTCCGGGCCAGCGACCTGGTGAACGCGGTGCGCCAGATCCTGGATTCGCGATCTGCGTTCCGCAGACCGGGTTCGCCGTCGCCCCCGCCACCCGCCTAG
- a CDS encoding TlpA disulfide reductase family protein yields the protein MRSLLGALAVLLAAAPPALAAPAAPAFTVTLLDGRGHFDSRAHIGKEALVVRFQASWCKVCNEEAAGLERIYQKYRTRGVDLVSVQVQDTEADARKFLRANRATFPAGLDPRLKIANRFGFRGTPYTVVINRKGEIVAKIQGRSDEARLSRILDPLAKPAEPRKKAPAR from the coding sequence ATGCGATCACTCCTGGGCGCGCTCGCGGTCCTGCTCGCCGCCGCCCCCCCCGCCCTGGCCGCGCCGGCCGCGCCGGCCTTCACGGTGACGCTGCTGGACGGCCGCGGCCACTTCGATTCGCGCGCGCACATCGGCAAGGAGGCGCTGGTGGTGCGCTTCCAGGCCTCGTGGTGCAAGGTCTGCAACGAGGAGGCGGCCGGACTCGAGCGCATCTACCAGAAGTACCGGACGCGGGGCGTGGACCTGGTCAGCGTGCAGGTGCAGGACACCGAGGCCGACGCGCGGAAGTTCCTCCGGGCCAACCGGGCGACCTTCCCGGCCGGGCTCGATCCGCGCCTGAAAATCGCCAACCGCTTCGGCTTCCGGGGGACGCCCTATACCGTGGTGATCAATCGGAAGGGCGAGATCGTGGCGAAGATCCAGGGCCGGTCGGACGAGGCCCGGCTCAGCCGCATCCTCGATCCGCTCGCGAAGCCGGCGGAGCCGCGAAAGAAAGCGCCGGCGCGGTAG
- a CDS encoding alcohol dehydrogenase catalytic domain-containing protein has protein sequence MKAITLHGPGDVRVESVPDPRIVDPTDAVLRITTSAVCGSDLHQYHGRVAGLDPGVVMGHEFMGIVEETGPAVRQLRKGDRVIAPFSISCGFCEWCRMRLPTQCATTGRAVFGGRFGKQYPGGQAEAIRVPFADHMCEKVPAGMTDEQVFFLGDILSTGYVCAENAGIRPGDTVAIFGAGPVGLLALQSAHLFGPSRVFMVDRVDYRLKLAEELGAVPVNVDRGDPAEQLRAQTRGRGPDAVLECVGHEAPFTQAIQSVRAGGTVSSVGVYVESSMGFPARDAFFKDLTLRMGICNARNFISPLMPLIQAGRLQPTRIITHTMPLTDTPRGYAIFDRKEDRAIKVMLKP, from the coding sequence ATGAAGGCGATCACGCTTCACGGGCCGGGGGACGTGCGGGTGGAATCGGTGCCGGATCCGCGCATCGTGGATCCCACCGACGCGGTGCTGCGCATCACGACGAGCGCGGTATGCGGATCGGATCTCCATCAATATCACGGCCGCGTCGCCGGCCTCGATCCCGGTGTCGTGATGGGCCACGAGTTCATGGGAATCGTGGAGGAGACGGGCCCGGCGGTGCGGCAGCTCCGCAAAGGCGACCGGGTGATCGCGCCGTTCTCGATCTCCTGCGGCTTCTGCGAGTGGTGCCGCATGCGCCTGCCCACCCAGTGCGCCACCACCGGCCGCGCGGTCTTCGGCGGGCGCTTCGGCAAGCAGTACCCGGGCGGCCAGGCCGAGGCCATCCGCGTGCCCTTCGCGGACCACATGTGCGAGAAGGTGCCGGCCGGCATGACCGACGAGCAGGTGTTCTTCCTGGGCGACATCCTCTCCACCGGCTACGTGTGCGCGGAGAACGCGGGCATCCGCCCCGGCGACACGGTGGCCATCTTCGGCGCGGGCCCGGTGGGCCTCCTGGCCCTGCAGTCGGCGCATCTCTTCGGACCGAGCCGCGTCTTCATGGTGGACCGCGTCGACTACCGTCTGAAGCTGGCCGAGGAGCTGGGCGCGGTGCCGGTCAATGTCGACCGCGGCGATCCCGCCGAGCAGCTGCGCGCGCAGACCCGCGGGCGCGGGCCCGACGCGGTGCTCGAATGCGTCGGCCACGAGGCGCCGTTCACCCAGGCCATCCAGTCCGTGCGCGCCGGCGGCACCGTATCGTCGGTGGGCGTGTACGTCGAGTCGTCGATGGGGTTCCCGGCGCGCGACGCGTTCTTCAAGGACCTCACGCTGCGCATGGGCATCTGCAACGCGCGGAATTTCATCTCGCCGCTGATGCCGCTGATCCAGGCGGGCCGGCTGCAGCCGACGCGCATCATCACGCACACGATGCCGTTGACCGATACGCCAAGAGGCTACGCCATCTTCGACCGGAAGGAGGATCGAGCGATCAAGGTGATGCTCAAGCCCTGA
- a CDS encoding ROK family protein, producing MGGITIGVDVGGTTVAAGLVGPDGQVLEHVQAPTHARGEGRALDTILDLLARLHDSAQARGVTVIGVGVGVPGVVEADRSTIGAEIHHVPELAGVPLGERLAQPLGLPVFVDNDVNVLALAEWMWGAGRGARSLVMLALGTGVGGGIILDGRLHRGHAGFGGELGHVPIDFDGPPCICGGRGCLKAYVSGTDIARRGSERLGRPVTAAEIFRLAAAGDRDAGAAVDEVCRALGAGLGIVVNGLNPERVLLAGSVAKSLRPLEARLRASLARHSFEGARASTLLQILSLDKAATVRGGAALVHYETHRDIHHDDDRRRTTTS from the coding sequence GTGGGCGGCATCACCATCGGGGTCGACGTCGGGGGCACCACGGTGGCCGCCGGCCTGGTCGGCCCCGACGGGCAGGTGCTGGAGCACGTGCAGGCCCCGACTCACGCCCGCGGCGAGGGCCGGGCGCTCGACACGATCCTCGACCTGCTCGCGCGTCTCCACGACAGCGCGCAAGCCCGCGGCGTCACGGTGATCGGCGTGGGCGTCGGCGTTCCCGGCGTCGTCGAGGCCGACCGCAGCACGATCGGCGCGGAGATCCACCACGTGCCGGAGCTGGCCGGCGTCCCGCTCGGCGAGCGGCTGGCGCAACCGCTCGGCCTGCCCGTATTCGTCGACAACGACGTCAACGTCCTGGCGCTGGCCGAGTGGATGTGGGGCGCCGGGCGCGGGGCGCGCTCGCTCGTGATGCTCGCCCTCGGCACCGGGGTGGGCGGCGGCATCATCCTCGACGGCCGGCTGCATCGGGGCCACGCCGGCTTCGGGGGCGAGCTGGGCCACGTTCCCATCGACTTCGATGGTCCGCCGTGCATCTGTGGCGGGCGCGGGTGCCTGAAGGCCTACGTCTCCGGCACCGACATCGCGCGGCGCGGAAGCGAGCGCCTCGGCCGCCCCGTGACCGCGGCCGAGATCTTCCGGCTGGCCGCCGCGGGCGACCGGGACGCGGGCGCGGCGGTCGACGAGGTCTGCCGCGCGCTCGGGGCGGGCCTGGGAATCGTCGTGAACGGGCTGAATCCGGAGCGGGTGCTGCTGGCGGGAAGCGTGGCCAAGTCGCTGCGGCCGCTGGAGGCGCGCCTCCGAGCAAGCCTCGCGCGCCATTCGTTCGAGGGCGCGCGCGCGTCGACTCTTCTCCAGATCCTGAGCCTGGACAAGGCCGCGACGGTGCGGGGCGGCGCCGCTCTTGTTCACTACGAAACCCACCGCGACATCCACCACGACGACGATCGACGGAGGACGACCACATCATGA
- a CDS encoding ChbG/HpnK family deacetylase, with protein MSAAPARSLIVNADDYGLTAGVSRGILDAHHRGIVTSTTLLVNRPVDPALIEALKASGLGVGLHMNLTLGPPVAPATRVASLLDGEGRFVRDARQAAKRARPDEARIELGMQIDEFRKIMGRFPTHLDSHHHVGRHAPILDLVLDFARAIRVPVRTQDAEVRALARQRALKTPDHFMGESGPDAYWSSERVLTHLRELPGGTTEFMTHPGYYDDDLAYSRYGQQRETEMTGLTDPAARALIEREGIRLIHFGNL; from the coding sequence ATGAGCGCGGCGCCGGCCCGGAGCCTGATCGTCAACGCGGATGACTACGGCCTCACCGCCGGAGTGAGCCGCGGCATCCTGGACGCGCACCACCGCGGCATCGTGACCAGCACCACGCTGCTGGTCAATCGTCCGGTGGATCCCGCGCTCATCGAGGCGCTCAAGGCCTCCGGACTCGGAGTGGGCCTGCACATGAACCTCACGCTCGGCCCGCCGGTGGCGCCGGCCACCCGCGTGGCGTCGCTGCTCGACGGGGAAGGGCGCTTCGTGCGGGACGCGCGCCAGGCCGCGAAGCGGGCGCGGCCGGACGAGGCCCGCATCGAGCTGGGGATGCAGATCGACGAGTTCCGCAAGATCATGGGACGCTTCCCGACCCATCTGGACTCGCACCACCACGTGGGCCGGCACGCGCCGATCCTGGATCTGGTGCTGGACTTCGCGCGCGCCATCCGGGTGCCGGTGCGGACCCAGGACGCCGAGGTGCGGGCGCTGGCGCGGCAGCGCGCGCTCAAGACGCCCGATCACTTCATGGGCGAGTCCGGTCCCGACGCCTACTGGTCGTCGGAGCGGGTGCTCACTCACCTGCGCGAGCTGCCGGGCGGGACCACCGAGTTCATGACCCATCCCGGCTACTACGACGACGACCTGGCCTACAGCCGGTACGGCCAGCAGCGCGAGACCGAGATGACCGGCCTCACCGATCCCGCGGCGCGGGCGTTGATCGAGCGGGAAGGCATCCGGCTCATCCACTTCGGAAACCTCTGA
- a CDS encoding HemK2/MTQ2 family protein methyltransferase yields MSDDAGLLLFVYGGCTFKVAAGAQPPKAGSLLFCRHLPVRPGDRMLEIGSGIGLAAVLAARAGAHVVATDVVEAAVRCTRDNALLNGVADRVSVRLGDGFEPVPGMTFDLIATSPPQMPTPPERERGDAAAAADNGGPDGWRLLARVIGGARARLHPGGRLVFTLFGFLGVKSALDRLAGAGFEPSILAQETQPFPRIGYERLEHIRAVDAEATLPSRGLPETVERYVVQGAVRA; encoded by the coding sequence GTGAGCGACGATGCCGGCCTCCTGCTGTTCGTCTACGGAGGCTGCACGTTCAAGGTGGCGGCGGGCGCGCAGCCGCCCAAGGCCGGCTCGCTCCTGTTCTGCCGTCACCTTCCGGTGCGGCCCGGCGACCGGATGCTCGAGATCGGCAGCGGCATCGGTCTCGCCGCGGTGCTGGCCGCCCGGGCGGGCGCGCACGTGGTCGCCACCGACGTCGTCGAGGCGGCCGTCCGGTGCACGCGGGACAACGCGCTGCTGAACGGGGTGGCCGACCGCGTGAGCGTCCGCCTGGGCGACGGCTTCGAGCCGGTGCCGGGGATGACGTTCGATCTGATCGCCACCAGTCCGCCCCAGATGCCCACGCCGCCCGAGCGCGAGCGGGGCGACGCGGCGGCCGCCGCCGACAACGGCGGGCCGGACGGCTGGCGGCTGCTGGCCCGCGTGATCGGGGGCGCCCGCGCCCGTCTCCATCCCGGCGGCCGGCTCGTGTTCACCCTGTTCGGCTTCCTCGGGGTGAAGTCGGCGCTGGACCGCCTGGCCGGCGCGGGCTTCGAGCCGTCGATCCTCGCCCAGGAGACCCAGCCGTTCCCGCGCATCGGCTACGAGCGGCTCGAGCACATCCGCGCCGTCGATGCCGAGGCCACGCTGCCGTCGCGGGGGCTGCCCGAGACGGTCGAGCGCTACGTCGTCCAGGGAGCCGTCAGAGCATGA
- the ggt gene encoding gamma-glutamyltransferase, with product MIRSTLSVTKHVAPSRALVAAEHRLGAEVGAGILARGGNAVDAAVATAFAMTVVEPFMSSVAGGGTMLVHLAKRGETVALDFNVQAPAACHERCYELGEGVAQALFPWRRVVGDANNFGPKSVAIPGSVAGLCLALQRYGTMDLADVVAPAIRLAEDGFEVDWYLTLSIAPHCQELAAFPATARAYLRDGHYVHRPAALAPADVLRQPDLARSLRLIAKDGPSAFYRGAIAQAIDATMKETGGFLRRSDLEGYEPRVVEPLIMKYRSVDLAFSPGATGGTTAVEMLNVLGQFPVAKVGYETPGGLHLRAEAVRYAFLDRLRHLADPRAVRVPWRGLTSREHAAEIAAGLRAAGPRSDAKAPDAWAHDAAVSALGRGRTAMPRGRRRLATEGSDCTTHICAVDRQRNMVSLTNTAVSLFGSRMVVPETGILLQNGMLWFDPEPGRANSVAPGKRPVVNMVPALGFRHGEPYFTVGAPGGRKIVSAIPQVIANLVDAGDTPQEAIEAPRVHTEGGELWVDDRVGERSLAALRRMGHDVVPKHQAFGTLFFSRPVAIRVGKRGLEAGLDHLCAAAAAGI from the coding sequence ATGATCCGCTCCACGCTCTCGGTGACCAAGCACGTGGCTCCGTCCCGCGCCCTCGTGGCGGCCGAGCATCGCCTCGGCGCCGAGGTGGGAGCCGGCATCCTGGCCCGCGGCGGCAACGCGGTGGACGCGGCGGTGGCGACCGCGTTCGCCATGACGGTGGTGGAGCCGTTCATGTCCTCGGTGGCGGGCGGCGGCACCATGCTCGTGCACCTGGCCAAGCGCGGCGAGACGGTGGCGCTCGACTTCAACGTGCAGGCCCCCGCGGCCTGCCACGAGCGCTGCTACGAGCTGGGCGAGGGCGTGGCGCAGGCCCTGTTCCCGTGGCGCCGCGTGGTGGGCGACGCCAACAACTTCGGCCCGAAGTCGGTGGCGATCCCGGGCTCGGTGGCCGGGCTCTGCCTGGCGCTCCAGCGCTACGGCACCATGGATCTGGCCGACGTCGTGGCACCGGCGATCCGGCTGGCCGAGGACGGCTTCGAGGTCGACTGGTATCTCACCCTCTCCATCGCGCCTCATTGCCAGGAGCTGGCCGCGTTCCCGGCGACCGCCCGCGCGTACCTCCGCGACGGGCATTACGTGCACCGTCCCGCCGCCCTCGCGCCCGCCGACGTGCTGCGCCAGCCGGATCTCGCCCGCAGCCTGCGCCTCATCGCCAAGGACGGCCCCTCGGCCTTCTACCGTGGCGCGATCGCGCAGGCCATCGACGCGACGATGAAGGAGACCGGCGGATTCCTGCGCCGGAGCGATCTCGAAGGGTACGAGCCGCGAGTGGTCGAGCCGCTCATCATGAAGTATCGCTCAGTCGACCTGGCGTTCTCCCCCGGCGCCACCGGCGGGACGACCGCGGTGGAGATGCTGAACGTCCTCGGCCAGTTCCCGGTCGCCAAGGTCGGGTACGAGACGCCGGGCGGGTTGCATCTGCGCGCGGAGGCGGTGCGGTACGCCTTCCTCGACCGGCTGCGCCATCTGGCCGACCCGCGGGCGGTGCGTGTGCCGTGGCGGGGGCTGACCTCGCGCGAGCACGCGGCCGAGATCGCGGCCGGCCTGCGCGCGGCGGGCCCGCGGAGCGACGCCAAGGCCCCGGACGCCTGGGCGCACGACGCGGCGGTGAGCGCGCTCGGACGCGGCCGGACCGCGATGCCGCGCGGCCGTCGGCGGCTCGCCACCGAGGGCAGCGACTGCACCACGCACATCTGCGCGGTGGACCGGCAGCGCAACATGGTCTCGCTCACCAACACCGCGGTCTCGCTCTTCGGCTCGCGGATGGTGGTGCCCGAGACCGGCATCCTGCTGCAGAATGGCATGCTGTGGTTCGATCCCGAGCCCGGACGGGCCAACTCGGTGGCGCCGGGCAAGCGACCCGTGGTGAACATGGTGCCGGCGCTCGGCTTCCGGCACGGCGAGCCGTACTTCACGGTGGGCGCGCCGGGCGGGCGGAAGATCGTGTCGGCCATCCCGCAGGTGATCGCCAACCTGGTGGACGCGGGCGACACGCCGCAGGAGGCCATCGAGGCGCCGCGTGTGCACACCGAGGGCGGCGAGCTGTGGGTCGACGATCGGGTGGGGGAGCGCAGCCTGGCGGCCCTGCGTCGGATGGGCCACGACGTGGTCCCCAAGCATCAGGCCTTCGGCACGCTCTTCTTCTCGCGGCCGGTGGCGATCCGGGTGGGCAAGCGCGGGCTCGAGGCCGGGCTCGACCACCTGTGCGCCGCCGCGGCGGCCGGCATCTGA